In Agelaius phoeniceus isolate bAgePho1 chromosome 16, bAgePho1.hap1, whole genome shotgun sequence, the DNA window TAATTTTTATAGCTGTGTAATTATTATCTAAATGTTTAATTAGAGTGATAAATGTGACACCTTTGTGTTTATAGATACCCCCTGGTATTCAGCCAGACCAGAGAATTCGAATGAGTGGGAAAGGCATTCCCAAGGTCAACAGCTATGGCTACGGAGACCACTACATCCACATAAAGATAAAAGTTCCTCAGTAAGTAGAGCTAAAACAAGTTCCTGTGAAATCTTAAGAACTTTTCACAAAAAATGTTGTTTAAAAGTTGTGAAAATTCTATGAGGTGAAATGCAGTGAGTCCTATGTCCCCTCTTCCACTGGAGACCGTTCCTCATAGATGGCTCATTTAAAGAGCACGTGGATTCCTGGTGTATTCCTACACAATGtactgtgggtgctgctgggggaggttTGGGAGGCTGTGGGAGCCCAGGCCACCCCTGAGCCCGTGTCCTGGTGCCACAGGAGGCTGACGGATCGCCAGCGAGCCTTAATGATGAGCTACGCCGAGGACGAGACCGACGTGGAGGGCACCGTGAACGGGGTCACCAACACAGCCTcaggtgagcagggacactgctgccccttccctgggcagctgctgtgggagtGCAGAGTGTTCCCTGAGGACTCCTGGGGAGCAGGGTGAGCCAGGGGCACCGTCAGGtctgtggcagcacagcctggttAACAGAAGTAGTTCTACTGTGGTATTAACAGGCTGTAGCACTCAGCAGGGAGGCAGCCTCTTCCCAGGAAGCTCTATTGCAGTACTTACTGGGCAAATGTGTGAACAGAGAGCAGGCTCTGAGTACTACAGGGTGCAGACAAGCTGTGCTGATGAAtgcctcctgctccctgcttcccctgtgccaggacttGCCTTGAGGCAGGAAAGCAGATGTGCTTCAGGCCAATTCCTGTGTGCTGGATCCCAGTCCAGTGTGCttctgagcacagcagggctgcttcTCCTGGAATGCTGACAGGGGTTTCTGCTGGGGCTCAGTTCTGGGTGTGTGGGGAAACCTGGGATAGGAGTGCCcactggtggcagtgacagCTCTGGTCAGTGGACAGTGTCCAGCATGGTGGAGGAGTGAAGGCAGCTGGGAGCTTtgtggagctgctctccagctccagaTGGAAAATTGAGATTCAGCAATTGTGTCCTAAGTTTCAGGGATTAGGTGCTTGAAGAGGCAGCAGCTAAAGGCTCAACACATGGTAACATAGTAAGGAAGGAGCTCTGTCTCTCACTACTGGAAAGTAGTTTTTTCTTTGCTTAATTGAAACAATGAACTTCTTAAAGCCCattggattttggttttggtttgaaaCCAAACAGGGCATTTATGACTAGGCAAAGGTGAGAGCCTTTTGGAGCTGTTGAATGATCCCAGGATCTGCTCTCCTGTGAGGAGTATAGGCTTAAGTGCAGGATCTGCCAAATACTTCCCAGTGTTCTGTTTTATAGTAATTATACATACAGAAAATATGTCTTTCCTATATTACAGTCAGCCTTGGGGGAAGAACTGAGAGCTCTGAGCACTGAATTTGCATTCCAGCTTTTTTAAAGGCATTTGTGTgccaaagaggaaaaataaccTCTTCAaactcatttttttaaaaagcaaacctGCCAGTTTTTACCATGATGAAGCAGCAAGGTGAGTTAAAACAACGCCAGTAGGTTGCAGTGTAGAgacaggctgtgctgagggaggCGTGTCCTGCCTCGGGATTTCATCCCATTGCATCAGTCCGAGCCCAGACTCAGCCCGGGGAGGCTGGGGAGCACCAGACTCCGAGTTCTCTGTGCACAAAGAAAGCTCAAGGGGGCGTTTGGCATCTTGTTGTTGATGGTTTTGCTGTAGAAAAAAGCAGATTAGCAAACAGGTCTCCTTTGTTCTTGTTATAGCCACTTCAGAGGGACAAACAAATTCTCAGGACCTGTTAATACAGGGCAATTTTAACATTCCTTATCTAGACAGTCAGTCTGAAATACTTGCAGCCTTTTTCATTCTACATGAGTTAATTTTCTGCTTGATACTGTCTGAGCATTGCTTGCAGTGACACAAATCAGGCTCCTGGTGTGGTTTTGCACTGCTTTGCAAGGACACAACCTTGAAACAGGCAGAACCTGTTTCAGAGACCACCAGCATAGATCTTTTAACCCTGTAAAGTCCTGGCTGGCTGTGATTGAGTTCACCATTTGTTTTTAGTGGCAGACTCTCAGTTCCAAGTACTTGTTTCCAAAGCCTGTGGGGTGCCTGACTCAATTGTGCAGCACAAGAATTCCCTTGCCAGTtggagggctggggagaggggaagggaacaGCTCAGCACCTGAGCTCGTGGTTGGCTTTTCCACTCCTGGGATCCAGGCTCTGCAGTGCTTCCACTGCAAGGGGTCCAGTCCTGTGGCTCgctgccagctgcagccctggacacGAGGGAGGAGCACAACCAGCTGCTTTCTTCTGGCCATTCCCTGTCCCAAGCAGCCCTCTGGTCCTGGGGGAGATGTGTCTGACTGCAGCCCTTTGCTGTTTGTGTCCAGGTGGCAGGGCCACGGCTAGCGCTGACGCAGGCGGGGATAGGCCTGAGGCTCAGGAGAACAAGGAGGGATTCCTTTCCAAACTTAAGAAAATGTTTACCTCCTGACACCCCGTCCGAGGTAGGAGGTCTCTTGTGTTTCACTGTTGTCTTTCCCCCACACTGAGCACTTCTTGGGAGGTGGAAGCACAATAGCACAGCTTTGCTTCTCACTTAGCCTCAGGCCTTCCAGCCCTAGCTGTCCCCTGGGACCTGGAGCAACAAAGCAGGGATTAAAGTGCAttgttgctgcagcagagagcagcacgGATGCTGGGTGCTCCCTTGGGGAGGTGGCTGgcctcccctgcagccctgctgctggaacTGTGCCCAGTTCCAAGCACTGAGCGTGTTCCCATGAGCTGGTCCCACTGGGACCGGGTTCTGCCACACAaatcctgggctgcagagccactggTGCTGGCACACTCGGGCTGGattcacccctgccatgggcttaCAGCACCAGGGAGGAGCCAGCCTTTGTCACAGAGCACAGCAAAGCCCACCATGCATCACTGCAGTGCAACTTAGGTGCTTCAGCTGGTGCTGACCTGTCATGAGGGAGCACCAAGATTTGGAATCATCTGTGGCAGACACAGAGTCTGGGATTCCAGGGGCTCAGCTTTGCATCTCTGTAGGCTTCAGATCTGGCTGTGCTGTAGGGGTGACAGTGTGACAGCAGGTCAGGAGGGGAGGTGCTCCCAGAGTGaactgtgtgctgtgtgctgctgaTACAGCCAGGAAATTGTAACCTTCCTCTCACTCCAACTGCAGGAAAGCGTTCTACTGGGAACtaggagccagcagcagcaggtcatCCGTGCAGTTGGGGGTGAATCTTTCTGGCAGCCAGGCACTGGAGAACACAGGATGTCagtcagcagcacagcaagaatcccagctggagaggccaAGGACCACTGAGGCACCAACACCAACCCCACCCACTGTCCTAATAAATggcagtgaaggaaaaaaacagcttAGCAGAAGTGTGGCTCTCTGGAGGCTGCTCCACAACCCTACTGCTGCTGGAAGCTTATTTGGTAAAAGCTAAAGTTGAAGTATTATTTAGAATCCAAACCAGaggaaatgtgaaataaatagcccagcacagagcagcagtttGCTGTATGGAGGCCAAGCCCACCAGCTGCTCACTCAGGTGCCCTTTGGAATGCCAGGTGTGCTTGGTGAACTCTCCAGGAGACTTGGTGGATCAGGAAGGTCTAACCTTGTCTTCAtgacagccctgctgccctgcacagctccaggtggAATCTCCCTGTGGCTGGGTGTTGTCTGAGCCCAGCTGGCCTGGCTccctcacagccctgggctTTCTCTATCCTGCTGATTGCCTGCACAGAGCAGTGATGGAATCTGCACTTTGCCTCAAGTTTATCCCCCAAATAACTAAAGTTACCACACAACTGCTGTTGCTTCTGGACTGGTACAAGTTGATCACTGAGCCCTTTGCCAGTTGGGGACAAAAATCTTTTATTACTTTAGTGCAACACCCGTAGCATAAAGGATTGGTCAAAGCACCGTTGTTTTACTTGTGTGAGAGTGCAAGTGAGGTGGATCACTCCTTCCAGATGGAGCTGAGCTCTTGCAGTGAGTATTCCATGGTTACTGTAGCCTGCTGTGTTTGTGATACTGTGCAGGTACCATCAGCCCCCATACTAATCAGTTCAACACCAGTTCAACAGGGACATGCTGTAGTCTTGCCCTTCTTAATTTGCTGAAATAAAGCACGCGTTGCCTCCTGATTAAACTTCTGTAAAGTGATTCTGTACCCATGTAAATAAGATGGACTTCATAAAGATATTTAACACGTGCTGTGCCTTGCTGCCTTGTCTACTCTTCCACCTGCTCTGTCAgcccctttccctcccctcctaACAGGAATGATGAAGGTCTCTGGGACAAGGAGGGGACAGGGTTGGATGGCTCAAGCATTGCTAGGGGCTGGGATTGACTTTAAACACAAAGCTGCCCTATCTGAGCAGTACTTTAGCTACATGAGGGGGAAGGGGCTTTTCCACTGAACCTTGGACAGTCTAGAAGAAGTTGAGTTATATCTCAGCTCCTTGGGACAGTGACTGAAATTAGCCCAGGAGCCCAAGGACCAGGGCCAGAGCTGTATGAGGAGGAATCAGGCTCAGCTTTTGTGTTACACTCACAGGAAGTCACTGCAGTCCCTGCTTGCTGGGGTGACACAAAGCCTCCATCTCTCCAGTGGCTCACTTGCAGGGCCCAAACCAGATCCATGGAGAAATCCCTGTGTTCTGTTTGCTTAGGAGCCTGTGGCAGCCCTGGCCATGGATACCTACCCCAGAGGCACTGCCTTTGGAGTACACACCTTCAGCCTCCCACATGCTGCCATAtgctcagagctgcctgggaAAGGAAGTGATCCCGGGAAAACAAGGCCCCACCACCCTAAAACACCCACAATGACTAAAGCAACACCTCCCTTAGGACAGAGTGCAAAGGCAGCGCCTCTGCCACCCCTCTGCCTGTACTGTCCAGCCCTTCCTCTTGTTCTAGCTGCCTAAATAGTCCCAACCACGCTGCAGGAGCACACACATGGACCAGCAAGTGGGCTGAGCTCTccccagctggggcagatcagccTCTCcctgaggcactgctgggaaggCAGCACGGCCCAGGGCTTCTCACCTCCTCAGCCAGGTGCCCCTACCTGCTGCAGAAagcagggaggcagaggagggaggggaggctcAGAAGGCGTGCTTGTTGTCCCCCACCCACTGCTGGAAGGTGCGGGCCTTGGGGTTCAGCTTCATGGTCAGGGCCACGTTGCGGTCTGGCTTCAGGGCGTAGAAACGGAACATGGCAGCCAACTCCTGGGCCCCAGGGAAGTCCCGCTTCTCGTACTCCTCAGGGGAGATCTGCCAACAGAATTGGGGGAAAAACTCTTTCAGAGCCTGCTGGGCTTCCCCCTCAGCCTCTGaggggatgtgatgagggctCTGGTAGAGCAGCCTGTCACAGCATGGCCACTGgtgcggagggctctgcagggcacttCTGGGGTTGGGCAAAGGAACAGCCCGGCCAGCCTAGGGccacccccagctctggcacagctggccaggggctggagcagctatGAGGGAGCCCTTCCTCACACCAGAGCTATGGCTGAGGGGTTCTAGAAACTGGGTGGTCCAGGAGGcaccccaaaacatccctgcCTGAATCAAAGGGTTTGGTTCACTGCACTTCTGAGAGGGCAGAACCTGCAGAGAGCAACCCAGGGGCGTTGTTTCTAATGAAATGCACTTTACCATACCCCTCATCCATTGGATTGGCTGCCTGAGGCACAAGTGAACTGCAAACAAAGATTAAAAAGAAGTCACAAAGGGCAGGGAGTGGTCAGGGGTGTTGTTAACAgtgacacagcacagaggcCAGGTCTGCTGTAATGGTGACACAGCAAAGCCCTGGGGGAAGCCCTGCTGAAGGGAAGGGCACCCAGCAGAAACCTGTTGGGTAggtgcccatccctggctctgctggagacCTCCCAGCTCAGTTATCCCTCAGAGCCAGGCCCAGACCTGCCCAGGTACAACTGTGTGCTCCACAGGCACGAGCTCAGTGACAATACCAACAGGGCAGTGTGGCTGCTGGGCTGAACCAAAAAGAGCTGTGAGTCCCTCAGGAGCATCACCTACACCAAGGGACACTTCCTACCTTGCTGGCTGTCACAGTCTTGCCCGTCTGCTGGGAGAGGATGGCAGCGTACTCTGCCTCGGTGAGCTTGCCCGTGCTGAGTCCTATCACCCGGCCAATGTACTCCCCTGGGGACTTCAGCAGGGAAAGTACAACGGGCCCAAGGTCCTCCACAGCCATCCCATCCATGGGGGTGTCCCCCATGGGCAGCTCTGTATGGAGAGATTGAtcccagctgcagtgcagcccagctctgagcaggtaCAGCAGAGTTTTCAGTCTCTGGGCATGAGGTGAGGGAGGGATGAGAGCACCCATCAGCATGGCAAggtgggagagcagggctgagctgagagACCttgacagcagagcagcaccgTGAgtcacctgcagccccacaaCCTCCACCATCCCAAATGCAGGCACTTGGGGTGTCCAGAGCTCCTCTAGGATCTGCAGAACAGCCCTCAGCACCACAAACAGGCCCAGCATcctggggatttcctgcaggccaTCAAACAGGCCTGAAGACCATCATGCAGCTTGCTGTGGTCAAGCTGGGAGAGGCCTCTTCACCCTACCAGCCCATAGCCTTGGCAGTCTCTCCCTGGCACAGTGGGACAGTCACAGCACAGTGacccacagagcagagctcctccTTACCCAGCACAAAGGTGTctccctgcagggccttctgTGGCTTGAAGATGGAGAGGAAGTTCTCAAAGTAGAAGGGCAGGCGGATGATGGTGGTGGGAACCCCGATTTTCTGGAAGTGCTCCTCCACCACGCCTTTGCCATCGAAGtgcagcacctccagctgccCCCCTGTCAGCTGCTGCACGTTCTCCAGGCCGCTGAACACCACATGCTGCAGGCCCTGGCGCTTGGACAGATCAGCCAGGCGCCGTCCCTGAACCAAGGGGGAAACCAGCCATGAAGAGGGGAATGGGACACCCCCATCATCCCCACAACCCCCCTGCCCTCTGGGGAGGATCCAACCCCCACCAGCTCTCAGCTGGGAGCACTGTGAGTTGTCCAGGTGGAGCTGAATTCTCTCCTTACCCCGTCCTACTTCAGAAAGGCCACACACCCTCCAGCTTTGGAGCTTGCTGCTCCACCAAACATGCAAAAAACCTGCCTGGCTTACATACCTGCCCTAAACTATCTTATCTTTTGTTTGCTGCCATCCAGGCATGGCAACTGCCACCTTGCAGTATCTGTACTGGTGTGAGCACCACGCTTGGAATCTCTGATACTGCAGGGTTTTGGCCCCAAAGCTGCAAGCACAGAGAGCTACAGGTCTGCAGGCAGTGactgtcccagctctgccctgggaaggCTCTGAGGAGCCAAGTGTTCCCACTCCTGCTACTCCAGCTCCTGGGAAGGGCTCTATGTAACAAATTTATCAACTCCTGAAGGCATCAGACCCTGGAGCCATGCCACTATGAGGGAATAGAGACCAAGTCCTGGCTTTGCAAGAACTGGGACCTGGTGTTTGTGAGGCCTTGGGGTCTTCTGGACTGGCTACTCAAACCATCAAGGCTGCCACAGATGGCCCAAGAGCTGTCCCCACTTTGTCCCTACTGCCAGATCATTCTGCACATGGTCCCAGTTAATGTCAGGACAGGTACCTGCTCGatttccttctccttgctgCAGTGTTCCCAGAAGTTGGTGACAATAAAGGCTCCGTAGGCACCGGCCAAGGCCTGCTCCAGCGATGCCTCATCGTCCTGATCTGCCTTCACCAGCTCGGCTCCCCTGCGCCTCAGCTCCTCCGCCTCCTTCTTCCTGGGGCTCCGGGTCACGGCGCGCACCTTGAAGCTCCCATCGTCCAGCAGCGCCCGGGCCACGGCGCCGCCCTGGGCCCCTGCGGGAGCAGCCGGTCAGGGCGGGCCCCGGGGCCCCGGGACGCGCTGGGGCCGCGGGACGGAGCGGCCCGACCGCCACAAGCGCCGAGCCCCGCTCGCTGCCCGCACCGCTCACCCTCCTCACCCCCGGCCGCTCGGGCATCACCGAGGCCTCCGCCCCTCGCCGGCCGCAGGCACAGCCCGGGTCTCTCCCCGCGCACTCACCGGTGGCCCCGAACACCACGATCAGCTTCTTCCCGGCCATGCAGCAGCGCGGGCGGTCccggggctctggcagggcgaGAAGCAGCGAGGTCGCACCGGTCCcgggagggaggagggcagggagcggggcggctgcggggccaTCGCGGGTCCCTGGGGGCAGCGGGCGGGGAGGGAGCGGAGCGACTGAGGGGCCATTGCgggtcccgggccaccgggcgCATCTTCCCTCACACGGCTCCTCACCTCGGCTCCAATCGGCTGTGCCCGGCTCGGTTCGGGTCCAGTCGGCTCCTCCCGGCTCGGTtcggctgagctggagctgcgCGCGTTCGTCTGTTCGGCGGGACCCGATTGTGTTCGGCTTCACCCGACTGCGCTCGGCCACGCCCGTCCGGGAGGGGCTCAGATGTTCATCCATTGCAAGGCCCCGCCCACCAGTGCCAGGCCACGCCCACAGACGTCATGAGGCTCcgcccccatcccatcccaaattcTATCGCGTCCCATCCCCAATTCCATCCccgatcccatcccatcccttggCCCAGCCGCCTGCTCCTTGCTCAGAAAAGCTGTTTAAAACCCAAAAGCCACCACGTAACCCTCTGGGAGGTGGCCGGGGGTTGTGCCCCTTCCTCTCCGGGGACCCCCCAACATCCCAGACTGGTAAGGTTTCCTTGGTGTGGAAGCGGGGCTGTTCCCCAGGctggtcctgctgctccctctggaGCTGGGGCCGTTCGTTATCCCCAGTTtcgctgtccccaggcaggtgacTGTGCAGGTGTGAGCTGAGGAGCTGTCCCCGAGCACCCTCCTGCCAAGCAACCGCTCGAGACAACAAACAGAGTCACCCTGGaccttttctctcctctcctgccagctctggagGGGCTGCGGGCAAACCCACACTGCCAGGAACTCTGTAGGTTGGGTTTAGTAAATAAATACATTGAGAAATTTGGGGTTGAGTCTGGTAAATGACCCAGAAAATCCGTGAAATGTGTAATACACAGTggcaaagaaatatttcagatgTGTTAATTCAGATCAAAGATGAATTGTGAAAGCAGGAGGAGGTACAGCTCTGACCGGGGTTTCTGCACAGTCATTTTGGATGTGAGGGATTTCAGCTACAGATTGGCTGCTGGGAATTCCCAGGTGCCAGCTCCTCTTGAAACCCTCCTCCAGACGGGGAAATTACCAACAGACCAGAGAAAAGGTTTTAACCCCGtactgggcacagcctggggtgggcagagagcGAGGCTGGGGGAGACATGGCCCAAAGTGGTGGCTGGAGCTCCCAATTCCTGCTTGTCCCCACCTCTCCTTCCCAAACACAGTCCATGGCCGTGAGCCCACCGACCCCACCAGCTCCATCAGCCACCACTGGCCTGAATGCTACTGAAATTTTTGTAGGATTTACAAATGGAGGGTTTTGTCAaacaaaactggaaaataatgaCCGAGCCCACCTGGAAGGTGGGGAGGGGAGAGTGGGGAAGGGAGATCCCAccggtgctgctgctctggtggctctggctcctggctgggatgggatccagcTCTTTGGAGACAAATCCTAATTTAGGAAGCATTTGGCAAGGGCAGGAGAACAgctttggaggaaagggaggCTCTTCTTACCCTTTTATCCCACTCTTTCCAAACACAACTTTCATTTACTCCTGGAATTATTTcaaagggcagagctgctgccagtcCAGCCTCTCCCATGGGATATTCCCAGcactcctggccagggctggggctgtgcagcaaAACCTTCGGCTCTCCCAGGCCGGGCTGAGCTCATGGTTTTGCTCCAAGTGAATTCGCAGCACTCTGGGCGCTGTTGGGGACGGGTTTGTGGCTTTTGGGAGAAAGAGCCCGCGGTGGGGGAAGCGTCCCTGCACGGAGCATCCcagcggggcagccccggctgtcGCTGCGGGGCTCGGGCGGGTTTTTGGCCGATCCCTCAGCCCGATTTGCATAGCCAGAACCCCACAGGGTTCTGACAGGAAGGAAGATCTGCGAGACCCAGGGCAGGAAGGGGCGCGGAGAGAACGGAAAGAGACAGAAACCACCGCGCTGGAAGCGGCGGGGGGAAGGCGGACCCACCTTGCCCAGGTGCTGCCCGAACATCGCCCTGCCCCAGGAGGCATCAGGGGACACCAGCGGCAGGGGTGGCTTCTGCTCCAACCGGAGCAGCGCCCAGGAGGAGAAAGCCCCGGGGATACGGAGCTGAGCGGACTCGGAGCGGCTGCATCCGCCCGGGCCATGAGGATGCTCTCGCCACTGCCCTGCTGACACAGCGACCTGGGCAAGGGGCCCGAGGCCAAGGTAGGGGCTTGAGGGGGCTTGGAGGggtgtggggagaaggggagaaggggagaaggggagaaggggagaaggggagaaggggaggtGTCCCTTGGCTCTCCCGAGTGGGGACAAACTGCTGCAGAGCTCGTGCTGTGATGGCCACGTGAAATGGAGTCACTGGACCAAGGCCGTGACTCAAGGCAGGGCCGGGAGCTGACAGGCAGAGGTCCCTGGCACGGCATGGCACGTCATGGCACGGCATGGCACAGCATagcatggcatggcacagcatggcatggTATGGCACAGCATAGCATGGCATGGCACGGCCATCAGGCTGGCAGGACGGGGTGGAGCCCAGAGTGATGGAGATGAGCGTGGCACCCCACAGGGCGCCTGGCACATGTCACAAATCCTGTCCCCTTGCCTGCTCTGGGCACAAAGGAGCCTCAGCCAGGCTGtcctgcctgcccagagcctTGTGCAGCAGCTTTCCCCCCTTAATGTCATCTGCTGAACTAATTAACTTCAAAATAatccaaaataaaccccaagaTGTACCTCCAATAGAAAAGGAAGAGATTAGTGACTCACTCACCTGTGGCATGCTGCAAAACTGCCCCAGAGAGcggggcagggccctggggtgtgccaggagcagggtgggggctggagctcagccctgcaccCAGGTGAGCACcgagcaccctgggctgcctcagggCATCAGGCTCCACCCTGGGGTTATTTAGGCACTTGTGGGCACTGTGTAGCCATAAATGTgggactgctggggacaggctggctGCTGTCACCCTCTCTCAGGGTTTGGCCACCACATGGAAGAGTTATCCAAAGCTAGACAGGCACCATTGGGAGCCAGGGGACGCCTCTCACCCACGGGGTTCATGTTGCacaaaaatttcttcctggagaACCTGCAGCTGCTCTTTGGGGTGCTCTGCAAGCCCAGGAAGGCTGGGTGGGTACCACATCtgtcagcatccctggggctgtgggtggcacagggacgggctggcagcagcccctgcccagttTTCCTGCTGATATCCTGAGGTCCCGTtggtgggaagggcaggagctgtttgcTGGGAGGATCTGCTGTTCAATCAGCTGCTTGCTCAGCTGTGGTGAAGCATCCTCAGGCCATGGCCAGCTGAGGAAATGCATCAGCCTTCACTCTGCAGCTTGTGAggtgcagcagtgccctgcaagGGACCTCCTCTCCAAAATTAGCTTCAGTTTTAGCTGTTTGGAATCACCCCTAGAtcgatttttcctttttttctggtgAGATTTGGGattggcactgctggcatccAGCCCAGGGGCCCTCATGTTCCCTCACCTTGTATTTAACCCCTTCTGTGTCTGGGCCCTGTTATAGGGGTTGGggctcaaggaaaaaaaaaaaccaaaactcaaACCTGGAAGAGATTAAATTTGACATAAAACACATTTAATTTGGCAATCAATTTTGCTGGTATTAAACCCAGACCAAAAAATTTAAGTCATATGTAAACTTAGATAACTGAGTTACTTGCCAGTCTGCAAGCCTAATAACTGAGTAATAATGCAGAAGGTATTTTATTGCCTCGTTTAATTAGCAGAAATTAACGATGTTAAGTCTCTTCCATTCTGCCAAAAGGTGGCAGCCTGCATCCTGGCTTCGGGATTTGCTCAGCTCAgggaacagcaggagctgctggcctggGAAATGTTTTCATTCCCATGGTGGCACACGGACATGGAGATGGCCAGGCTGAGGTTTTGGTGTGTTTGGGGCATGGagtgagctgggctggcacctcCCATCTCCTGCAGGTGCTGTGGGACCATGCAAAGGTCATGTAGGAAGCTTTTCACCTTATCTAAATGCTGTAGCtcattttccatgttttccatCTGTGGGTGGCTGCAGCCATGCAGGAGCTCTTGCCCAGCCCTTTGGTGCCTGTGTaacctcagcccagccctgcagcaggtcgggtccccagggctctgctgggacctgggaaatcccactggaggtgccagccaccccctccctccctccctccacgCTGCTGAATCTGCCCAGAGGCCCTGCAGGGGGACAAACACAGATTCCAGCTGCTGGGTGTGCCCTGATGcagtcctggtgctgctgggacagctcctggCCTGGGGCTCAGCAGGTTCCTGAGGCACAGCGGGGTGGGTGGGCCTGtctggggcagcaggaaggtCTGGAGGCAGTAAATGCTCCCTGCTGTGGCCACCTCAGGgctgtccctccatcccagaTTCCCTGGACGCTGCTCTGGTGGTGTTGGACTGCCAGGGGTGACACTGCACGTACATAATTAGAGGCTGCACATAATTAGAGGCAGAGATGAGCAGGAGCTACATGCAGGCCTGTGTTCTGTGGGCTTGGAGTCAGGAATCCTGGAACAGACACAgtgaaagcacagcagctgtgATGGTGGGgacctgccagcacagcccttgtGGCTCCCAGCACCAATGGGTTTTGGCAGGGACACTCAGGTGGGATGTGGGGATGCTGCTTCCAGCTGGATTGGAGCTGCTCAAAGAACACCTCAGTGTTGTCTGAACATCCTTAGAGGaaaggattttctcctgggctGGACCTTTGGACCGCACTAAGCAAAAAATCAAAGTGTTAATGCCAAATTTTTGCCAAgaaaatccccttttccctccctgggGCTTGCAGGTGCCATTCACAGTTTGGCTGGGCAGCCTCCCACCCTCCTGCCCCTtattcccatttccctggggacactggcaaagctgcctccctgctcctctggctgccagTGGGACATTGTCCCTGCTGGATCCTGGCTGGGCAAAGCTGGGATGTGCAGGATGGACACCTCAGGAGGGCTCATGGCAGCCCTGGAATGAGCTGGGTCCCAtcctggacacacctgggtgTCTGTAGGGGTCATGGAGCTTGGCTTTGGCCAGCTCTTACCCTTCAGACAgctcctgggagagctgggaactcctccagccccaggacagcctccagcagcccccTGTGCTCCtagagctgcccctggagctcctggaacCAGAAAAAACTCACAG includes these proteins:
- the NMRAL1 gene encoding nmrA-like family domain-containing protein 1 isoform X1 is translated as MAGKKLIVVFGATGAQGGAVARALLDDGSFKVRAVTRSPRKKEAEELRRRGAELVKADQDDEASLEQALAGAYGAFIVTNFWEHCSKEKEIEQGRRLADLSKRQGLQHVVFSGLENVQQLTGGQLEVLHFDGKGVVEEHFQKIGVPTTIIRLPFYFENFLSIFKPQKALQGDTFVLELPMGDTPMDGMAVEDLGPVVLSLLKSPGEYIGRVIGLSTGKLTEAEYAAILSQQTGKTVTASKISPEEYEKRDFPGAQELAAMFRFYALKPDRNVALTMKLNPKARTFQQWVGDNKHAF
- the NMRAL1 gene encoding nmrA-like family domain-containing protein 1 isoform X3, which encodes MAGKKLIVVFGATGAQGGAVARALLDDGSFKVRAVTRSPRKKEAEELRRRGAELVKADQDDEASLEQALAGAYGAFIVTNFWEHCSKEKEIEQGRRLADLSKRQGLQHVVFSGLENVQQLTGGQLEVLHFDGKGVVEEHFQKIGVPTTIIRLPFYFENFLSIFKPQKALQGDTFVLDLP
- the NMRAL1 gene encoding nmrA-like family domain-containing protein 1 isoform X2 — translated: MDEHLSPSRTGVAERSRVKPNTIGSRRTDERAQLQLSRTEPGGADWTRTEPGTADWSRGAQGGAVARALLDDGSFKVRAVTRSPRKKEAEELRRRGAELVKADQDDEASLEQALAGAYGAFIVTNFWEHCSKEKEIEQGRRLADLSKRQGLQHVVFSGLENVQQLTGGQLEVLHFDGKGVVEEHFQKIGVPTTIIRLPFYFENFLSIFKPQKALQGDTFVLELPMGDTPMDGMAVEDLGPVVLSLLKSPGEYIGRVIGLSTGKLTEAEYAAILSQQTGKTVTASKISPEEYEKRDFPGAQELAAMFRFYALKPDRNVALTMKLNPKARTFQQWVGDNKHAF